Sequence from the Mixophyes fleayi isolate aMixFle1 chromosome 4, aMixFle1.hap1, whole genome shotgun sequence genome:
GGGAACCATTgcggccaactctgcatcagccccgaTGTGGCCCACTTGTCCTACACACAATTTCCTGTTGCAGGTTGTTTTGTGCCCTTTATGTGATATTGCTTATTTTGTACACTGCTTTAGACTTGTGAAGTATTGATATGTGTAATCAATATTTATTTCACTATTACAGAGATAATTCAATGGACATCATAAACAAGACAAAAGTGACAGTGTTTGTGTTTTCTGGACTCACTGACAATGGAGAACTTGCCTCATTCCTCTTCATATTCTTCTTACAAGTTTATATTGTAACTTTAGTTGGAAACATCGGTATGATGACTGTTGTTCATAACACCTCCAAACTCCACACTCCGATGTACTTCTTCCTGAGTTACCTCTCTCTGGTGGACCTTCTCTACTCCTCAGTTATTACTCCTAAAATGCTCTCTGACCTGATCTCCATGAGGAAGACCATCTCATTTGATGGATGTGCTCTTcaattcttccttttttttgctCTGGCATGTACTGAGGTTTTTCTTCTTTCAAACATGTcatatgaccgatatgttgctatatgtcatCCTCTACATTATGTCTCTATAATGACCAAGAAAAAATGTTGGTATCTGGTTGTCTTGGCTTTCTCTGTTGGCTTCTTGCAGTCATCCATGCAGACTGGCTGTATATTCAGTCTCCAATTCTGTGGTTCAAACCTTATAGAGCACTTTTATTGTGACTTGCCTCCACTTATCAAACTGTCCTGCTCTGATACTTTCTCCTGTGAGATGCTGACTGTATTCTTCACAATTTCTTCGGGCATGGGTACATTTATAGCCATTCTGATGTCATACACTTTCATAATGTCTTCCATTCTACGGACAAATTCTGCTGAGGGCAGGAAGAAAGCTTTCAGTACATGCTCTTCACATCTCTTGTGTGTCACCATTTTCTATGTGTCTGTTTTATTCACTTATCTACGCTCTCCTTCCAGTGCCTTTGAAAAACAAGACAAGATAGCTGCTGTCTTCTATACAGTAGTGTCACCAATGCTGAATCCACTTATATACAGCCTGAGGAACCAAGAGGTGAAAAGAATTATTACACGAGCAATACACAATTTAACtgataaaaatgtgaaaactgattaaagacggccctgcttgcaagtgagCTAAAAATGTTATAGGTAGCTGAGTCAATAGGAGAGAGTGTGGCTCAAATTGGGAGTTGGGAGATAAAGTGTGCCAGTGTAAGTTCTATAGAAGGGATTAGGGGAGTCTCTAATAAATAGATGGGTTTTAAGGATTTTAAATCTGTTGTAGAGTCTAACCAGACATAGTGAGGATTCGATAGGTGGATAGTGTAGGTGGATGTGAGATGTGGATATCAGAGAGGAGGTGAGGTACAGGTCAGTGGAATATTTAAGAGGACATGAGTAACAGTCTGTTGAGATGTGGTTTGAGATTATTAATAGGTGGTGTTgtcgagggctttgtaggtgagggagaGTAAATTAAATTGAATTCTGAAGGATATGGGAAGCATGTGTGATGTGGTAGATCTGGAGCAGAGTGAGAGGAAGGTCCATCTTGTTGCCATGTTTATGGCTGACTGTTTTGGAAACAGAGAGGTGAAGGAAATTCTAAATACGAGGAGGGTGCATAAGTTGAGGTGAGAGATGAGGATAGAGTTTTGCGGCTTGGGTCAGAAAATGTCATATTCTAGCGAAATTTTGAAGGTAGTGATGACAGAACTTCCAAACAtactggatgtgaggagtaaagcagagggtggagtaagggtgacaccaaggcagcagctTTAGAGACTAAGGAATTGGAGGTGTTTTTGAAGGTGTGGAAAATGTAGAGAGAGAAGGTGACATTGGGAAGTGGGAAGACGATAAGCTTGGTTTTAAACATGTTGACTTTTAGTTTGTGTAGTTGATAAAGAGTgcagaaataatatattatttatgcttaattttataatatataacagagattcagtcacagttgaattagcgcactagctttgcacaaaatcagccattctgccccccacctgtgactgTGGGTGGTAACAAAATACTTAAACagattttcagcattttgtctgtaattagcaaatgaaagacttgccaggttctagactccgcccacaagaggtgtttacactagacaaagaaattagcttttgttactccatgctggatttcggactgataggtaatgtagc
This genomic interval carries:
- the LOC142150388 gene encoding olfactory receptor 5AP2-like encodes the protein MDIINKTKVTVFVFSGLTDNGELASFLFIFFLQVYIVTLVGNIGMMTVVHNTSKLHTPMYFFLSYLSLVDLLYSSVITPKMLSDLISMRKTISFDGCALQFFLFFALACTEVFLLSNMSYDRYVAICHPLHYVSIMTKKKCWYLVVLAFSVGFLQSSMQTGCIFSLQFCGSNLIEHFYCDLPPLIKLSCSDTFSCEMLTVFFTISSGMGTFIAILMSYTFIMSSILRTNSAEGRKKAFSTCSSHLLCVTIFYVSVLFTYLRSPSSAFEKQDKIAAVFYTVVSPMLNPLIYSLRNQEVKRIITRAIHNLTDKNVKTD